GGGGGCGCAGTTGGCTGCGGCAGCGTATACACAGACCCGCCTCTGAACCCAGCTGGGCACCGCAACCAGGGCAGGCACGGGGCAGGGCCAGCCGCAGCAGAGCACCGAGCTGTTCACGCAGGGCCATGTGTTCAGGCTAGCGCATTGGACAGAATCACGGCCTTCGGGGAACAGCACCCCAAATGCCTCCATTCCGTCCAATACTCTGTCTAAACTTACTCGTTCCACTCGGACAACGAATGGCAAATAACATGCCATTCTTATGTCACAGTGCTCTAGGGTAAAAGCACATGCGTCTGCACCTGATCACTGTCGGAGAACCCAAGCTGAAATATGCCCAGGCGGGCTGGGACGAGTACGAAAAACGGCTGCGCCGCTACCACAAGCTCACCGTGAGCCGTGTGGGCGGCAAGACCCAGGCTGCCGAGAGCGAAGCCGTGTTACGGGCGGCGGGCAAGGCTCCGCTGGTGCTGCTGGACCCACGCGGTGAGCAGTGGACCAGTGAAGGTCTGAGTGCGTGGCTAGACGCGC
The sequence above is a segment of the Deinococcus radiophilus genome. Coding sequences within it:
- a CDS encoding 23S rRNA (pseudouridine(1915)-N(3))-methyltransferase RlmH, which translates into the protein MRLHLITVGEPKLKYAQAGWDEYEKRLRRYHKLTVSRVGGKTQAAESEAVLRAAGKAPLVLLDPRGEQWTSEGLSAWLDAQALGGTGELAFAIGGPEGHTEELRAQAARLWSLGALTLPHDLAMVVLTEALYRASTISAGEPYHRG